The DNA region CCATGCGCAATATGTTGTTGCAACAAAGCCCAGTCGTCGTACTGCATTTTCTAACACCAATTTCACCATCAGACTATGCAACGATGGATAGGCGTTCACTCACACTGCATATTGAAAGCCTGATTCGCAAACAATTAAGGCTATGACTTTTTAATTTGAATTGGGCGGTCTAAAGGGTGAGAGTCAACCTGCACAATCACCTTTGTATTTAAATCCATCGCCGTTAACTTACCACCCCAAAGGCAACCTGTATCCAAAGCAAATACATTAGCTCTTTGCTGCAAACCCAATGCAGACCAGTGCCCAAAAATCACCTGCACATCTTTAGTGACTCTAGTGGGAACATCAAACCACGGCATATAGCCATTAGGGATATCGTGCAACTCTCCCTTAAATTTAAACTCCATTTCACCTTCTGCCGTACATATACGTAACCTAGTCGCCGCATTAGTGATTACACGTAATCGATCCACTCCAGTTAAATCAGAATCCCAACGACTGGGCAAATTGCCATACATGTGCGTAAGAAAATGCAGGTAGTCTTTACCACGTAATGC from Methylotenera sp. L2L1 includes:
- a CDS encoding symmetrical bis(5'-nucleosyl)-tetraphosphatase, which produces MATYAIGDIQGCYHAFQALLARIGFNQDKDQLWLVGDLINRGSGTLEVLRWCYANQNSLRIVLGNHDLHALVVAEGIVSAHKGDTLDALMAAEDCDVLLSWLRHQPLIYQEAGYLMVHAGLLPQWTAEQALTYAAEVESALRGKDYLHFLTHMYGNLPSRWDSDLTGVDRLRVITNAATRLRICTAEGEMEFKFKGELHDIPNGYMPWFDVPTRVTKDVQVIFGHWSALGLQQRANVFALDTGCLWGGKLTAMDLNTKVIVQVDSHPLDRPIQIKKS